The following coding sequences lie in one Corynebacterium humireducens NBRC 106098 = DSM 45392 genomic window:
- a CDS encoding lipoate--protein ligase family protein: MHQHFEIKVPGGKLVVVDVATDEGRITDVRLSGDFFLEPDEAYDAFGPALTGAAVSETTEELQSRLDRALAGFEDLALHGFSTRDVAVAVKRAVSGGTDFTDHEWQIIRPGPLPTQVNVALDEVMLNQVAAGERGPTLRFWEWEDRATVIGSYQSYVNEVDPAGVEKHGIEVVRRISGGGAMFMEGGNCITYSLYVPESLVAGLSYEDSYAYLDQWVLGALARHGVNAWYEPINDITSDGGKIGGAAQKRRRGAVLHHATMSYDIDADKMMEVLRIGKVKLASKGLRSAKKRVDPLRRQTGASREEIIGTMAAEFTNRYGAEPASLSEEDLAAAHALVAEKFGTEAWTHHVP, translated from the coding sequence ATGCACCAGCACTTTGAGATCAAGGTCCCCGGCGGAAAACTGGTCGTCGTGGACGTGGCCACCGATGAGGGGCGCATCACCGACGTCCGGCTCTCCGGCGACTTCTTCCTCGAGCCCGACGAGGCCTACGACGCCTTCGGCCCGGCGCTGACGGGGGCGGCGGTCAGCGAGACGACCGAGGAGCTGCAGTCCCGCCTCGACCGCGCCCTGGCCGGTTTCGAGGATCTCGCCCTCCACGGCTTCAGCACGCGGGACGTCGCCGTCGCCGTGAAACGGGCCGTCTCCGGCGGCACCGACTTCACCGACCACGAGTGGCAGATCATCCGCCCCGGCCCCCTGCCGACGCAGGTCAACGTCGCCCTCGACGAGGTGATGCTCAACCAGGTCGCCGCGGGTGAGCGGGGTCCGACGCTGCGTTTCTGGGAGTGGGAGGACAGGGCGACGGTGATCGGCTCCTACCAGTCCTACGTCAATGAGGTGGACCCGGCGGGCGTCGAGAAGCACGGCATCGAGGTGGTGCGCCGCATCTCCGGTGGCGGCGCGATGTTCATGGAGGGCGGCAACTGCATCACCTACTCCCTGTACGTGCCGGAGTCGCTGGTCGCCGGACTGAGCTACGAGGATTCCTACGCCTACCTCGACCAGTGGGTGCTCGGCGCCCTGGCCCGGCACGGCGTGAACGCCTGGTACGAGCCGATCAACGACATCACCTCCGACGGCGGCAAGATCGGCGGCGCCGCCCAGAAGCGCCGCCGGGGTGCCGTCCTCCACCACGCGACGATGAGCTACGACATCGACGCCGACAAGATGATGGAGGTGCTGCGCATCGGCAAGGTGAAGCTCGCGTCGAAGGGGCTGCGCTCGGCGAAGAAGCGCGTCGACCCGCTGCGCCGGCAGACCGGGGCGTCGCGGGAGGAGATCATCGGGACGATGGCGGCGGAGTTCACCAACCGTTACGGCGCGGAACCGGCCTCGCTCTCCGAGGAGGACCTCGCGGCGGCTCATGCGCTGGTCGCGGAGAAGTTCGGCACGGAGGCGTGGACGCATCACGTACCGTGA
- the zupT gene encoding zinc transporter ZupT, whose amino-acid sequence MYDLPTVLTAFGLTLFAGLATGIGGLIAVMKNNPGRRFMAGALGFSTGVMLYVSFMEILPKAFEELTVAWGERGGSWGAVAAFFVGIGVIALIDRLVPEPINPHERGIGEDPQKAAQRRRMMKMGMFTAGAIAIHNFPEGFATFIAGLEDLTVAVPVAVAIAIHNIPEGVAVAVPIRQATGSRLRAFTWSTVSGLAEPAGALIGFALLMPFLGPATLGLSFATIAGIMVFICLDELLPTAVSTGRHHTAIYGLIAGMGVMAASLLLMM is encoded by the coding sequence ATGTACGATCTCCCCACCGTCCTCACCGCCTTCGGACTGACGCTGTTCGCGGGTCTGGCGACGGGCATCGGTGGCCTGATCGCCGTGATGAAGAACAACCCCGGCCGACGTTTCATGGCCGGGGCACTCGGCTTCTCGACGGGCGTCATGCTCTACGTCTCCTTCATGGAGATCCTGCCGAAGGCCTTCGAGGAGCTCACCGTGGCCTGGGGCGAACGCGGCGGATCGTGGGGCGCGGTCGCCGCGTTCTTCGTGGGCATCGGCGTGATCGCGCTCATCGACCGTCTCGTGCCCGAGCCGATCAACCCGCACGAACGCGGCATCGGCGAGGACCCGCAGAAGGCCGCCCAACGCCGCCGCATGATGAAGATGGGCATGTTCACGGCGGGGGCGATCGCGATCCACAACTTCCCGGAGGGCTTCGCCACCTTCATCGCCGGTCTCGAGGACCTCACCGTGGCGGTCCCGGTGGCCGTGGCCATCGCGATCCACAACATCCCCGAGGGCGTGGCCGTCGCCGTCCCGATCCGCCAGGCCACCGGCTCCCGCCTCCGCGCCTTCACGTGGTCCACCGTCTCCGGCCTTGCTGAACCGGCCGGCGCCCTCATCGGTTTCGCGCTGCTCATGCCCTTCCTCGGCCCCGCCACCCTGGGTCTGTCCTTCGCGACGATCGCCGGCATCATGGTCTTCATCTGCCTCGACGAACTGCTGCCCACCGCCGTCTCCACCGGCCGGCACCACACCGCGATCTACGGCCTCATCGCCGGCATGGGGGTCATGGCGGCGTCACTGCTGCTGATGATGTAG
- a CDS encoding HNH endonuclease signature motif containing protein, whose amino-acid sequence MDITAALEALRAVRVLEAIASGDLTTRQLDMLGYRDAGSWTRLADVYFGPTRHRRLQEAARRAGADLSLDALRVVERHTRKLLPGAAVTPWELRVELCALRGTVAEIDRQAAARVRELNRAVDDAETKAYGRRSVKGGKNTDALGLRTITMTGPERHITALLAHLRPTAEKLRRADPRLSHEQALFDAVFATGTGPAGPVPPVPLVVATVPDGVRLLRREGDDTLFGLSDGTTMTGTALVEQIMADHHYVGLYDPVEGPVDLYRSRRTASTKQRILLAGESLLCEGPECTTPADECEVHHLTAWSQGGDTNVKNLTMVCRVHNARNDDDPHAPPRNGRLERRPGGVVFLPPDGGPPRTNRHPLRRLSARGLLNA is encoded by the coding sequence ATGGACATCACCGCCGCGCTGGAGGCTCTCCGGGCCGTACGGGTGCTGGAGGCCATCGCCTCCGGGGACCTGACCACCCGGCAGCTCGACATGCTCGGCTACCGCGACGCCGGCTCCTGGACCCGCCTCGCCGACGTCTACTTCGGGCCCACCCGCCACCGCCGTCTGCAGGAGGCGGCCCGGCGCGCCGGTGCCGATCTCTCCCTCGACGCACTCCGGGTCGTGGAGAGGCACACCCGGAAACTCCTCCCCGGGGCCGCCGTGACCCCGTGGGAGCTGCGCGTCGAACTGTGCGCCCTGCGCGGCACCGTCGCCGAGATCGACCGGCAGGCGGCCGCCCGGGTCCGGGAACTGAACCGCGCGGTTGATGACGCGGAGACGAAGGCCTACGGCCGCCGCTCGGTCAAGGGCGGGAAGAACACCGACGCGCTCGGCCTGCGCACCATCACCATGACCGGCCCCGAACGCCACATCACCGCTCTCCTTGCCCACCTGCGGCCCACCGCGGAGAAACTCCGCCGCGCCGACCCGCGTCTGTCCCATGAGCAGGCGCTTTTCGACGCCGTCTTCGCCACCGGCACCGGCCCGGCAGGACCTGTCCCACCGGTGCCGCTGGTGGTGGCCACCGTCCCCGACGGGGTCAGGCTGCTGCGCCGGGAGGGCGACGACACGCTCTTCGGCCTCAGCGACGGCACCACGATGACCGGCACCGCCCTGGTGGAGCAGATCATGGCTGACCACCACTACGTGGGCCTCTACGACCCGGTGGAGGGGCCGGTGGACCTCTACCGTTCCCGGCGCACCGCCAGCACGAAACAGCGGATCCTGCTGGCCGGGGAGTCGCTGCTGTGCGAGGGCCCGGAGTGCACCACCCCGGCGGACGAGTGCGAGGTCCACCACCTCACCGCCTGGTCGCAGGGTGGGGACACGAACGTGAAGAACCTGACCATGGTCTGCAGGGTGCACAATGCCCGGAACGACGACGACCCCCACGCCCCACCCCGCAACGGCCGCCTCGAACGAAGACCCGGCGGAGTGGTGTTCCTCCCACCCGACGGGGGACCACCCCGCACCAACCGCCACCCACTCCGGAGGCTCTCGGCGAGGGGCCTGCTCAACGCCTGA
- a CDS encoding chloride channel protein has product MYRSRAVLLAMILLGGVVAGLVGGAMARLIHWFHHVTASGPLHPVLAAAAGGVVAGLGWWWLRRTRPVRSVEESVTTDTPLPLGRTLLDALLQLLAVGSGISLGREQAPRQSAAALLDRFSRWAHVDEAHRRLLVAAAAGAGLAAVYNVPLAGVLFTLEAMPVRRSWRALGIATVMSGVATVTAWPLVGNRSVYQLPDAPFDPLVLWVLPLLLLAAVSVARVFLTMMRSAHGWKVVDPRWLPLSVGAATAGVVTVSQFLPGVTGNGEDIVRTALDPATALPLLLTLLVVKPLLTAGSLGSGAVGGTLTPALAVGAALGAGAGALFGAGPETVPVLAVLGAAMVLAVMQRAPLFAAVIAWELTWAPLWTIPLLLPAAVAAHLLGRLNPRRLRR; this is encoded by the coding sequence ATGTACCGCAGCCGGGCCGTTCTTCTCGCGATGATCCTCCTCGGAGGGGTCGTCGCCGGTCTGGTCGGCGGCGCCATGGCCCGGCTCATCCACTGGTTCCACCACGTCACCGCCTCCGGCCCCCTCCACCCGGTGCTGGCCGCCGCGGCCGGGGGTGTCGTCGCGGGGCTGGGCTGGTGGTGGCTGCGCCGCACACGCCCGGTCCGCAGCGTCGAGGAGTCCGTCACCACCGACACTCCCCTGCCGCTGGGACGCACGCTTCTCGACGCCCTCCTCCAGCTCCTCGCCGTCGGCTCCGGCATCTCCCTGGGACGGGAGCAGGCTCCCCGGCAGTCCGCGGCGGCGCTGCTCGACCGGTTCTCCCGGTGGGCGCACGTCGACGAGGCGCACCGCCGCCTCCTGGTCGCCGCCGCGGCCGGCGCCGGCCTGGCGGCGGTGTACAACGTGCCGCTGGCCGGCGTGCTCTTCACCCTCGAGGCGATGCCGGTCCGCCGCAGCTGGCGGGCGCTGGGCATCGCCACCGTCATGTCCGGGGTGGCGACGGTGACGGCGTGGCCCCTGGTGGGCAACCGTTCCGTCTACCAGCTTCCCGACGCCCCCTTCGACCCCCTCGTCCTCTGGGTGCTGCCCCTGCTGCTGCTCGCCGCGGTGTCCGTGGCCCGGGTGTTCCTGACGATGATGCGGTCCGCGCACGGCTGGAAGGTCGTCGATCCGCGGTGGCTGCCGTTGAGCGTCGGCGCGGCGACGGCCGGCGTGGTCACCGTCTCCCAGTTCCTGCCCGGGGTGACCGGCAACGGCGAGGACATCGTCCGCACCGCCCTCGACCCGGCCACCGCCCTGCCGCTGCTGCTCACGCTGCTGGTGGTCAAGCCGCTGCTCACCGCCGGGTCACTGGGCTCCGGTGCGGTCGGTGGCACGCTGACGCCGGCCCTGGCGGTGGGCGCGGCGCTCGGGGCGGGGGCGGGGGCCCTGTTCGGGGCCGGCCCGGAGACCGTCCCCGTCCTGGCGGTCCTCGGCGCGGCGATGGTGCTCGCGGTCATGCAGCGGGCCCCGCTGTTCGCCGCGGTCATCGCGTGGGAGCTGACGTGGGCACCCCTGTGGACGATCCCGCTGCTGCTGCCCGCGGCCGTCGCCGCCCATCTTCTGGGCAGGCTGAATCCCCGCCGTCTCAGGCGTTGA
- a CDS encoding MFS transporter, which produces MTRPQLGLRQNAAQFTLLVAVNALVGGMVGQQQTTLPLLAEQVFHLTGYTFVFAYVAAFGIAKAASNYVAGVLSDRHGRRPVLLAGWLFGLPVPLLIMWAPAWEWIIVANILLGINQGLAWSTTVTMKIDLVGPRQRGLAMGLNEAAGYLAVALTSAAAGWIAAQHGLRPAPFLLGVAYTVIALVVVTLFVRETRGFVALESTVGSPAGQLSDRRIFADVSWRDPALSSASLAGMANNLNFGLSWGVFPLLFAAAGLGLREIGLLVALYPLVWGVGQLATGWLSDLVGRKPLVTLGMFLQAGALALIAAADTMPGWALGTAVLGVGSALVYPALLAVIGDVAAPEWRGRAVGIYRVWRDLGYTAGALLGGLVADATSLTSAVWVAAGLSAAAGTVVLVRLGETHPEKRPV; this is translated from the coding sequence ATGACCCGACCACAACTCGGCCTCCGGCAGAACGCCGCCCAGTTCACCCTGCTCGTGGCCGTCAACGCCCTCGTCGGCGGCATGGTCGGCCAACAGCAGACCACCCTCCCCCTCCTCGCCGAGCAGGTGTTCCACCTCACCGGCTACACCTTCGTCTTCGCCTACGTCGCCGCCTTCGGCATCGCCAAGGCCGCCTCCAACTACGTCGCCGGGGTCCTCTCCGACCGCCACGGCCGCCGCCCCGTCCTCCTCGCAGGCTGGCTCTTCGGCCTCCCCGTGCCCCTGCTCATCATGTGGGCCCCCGCCTGGGAGTGGATCATCGTGGCCAACATCCTCCTCGGCATCAACCAGGGCCTGGCCTGGTCCACCACCGTCACCATGAAGATCGACCTCGTCGGCCCCCGCCAACGGGGCCTGGCGATGGGACTCAACGAGGCCGCCGGCTACCTCGCCGTCGCCCTCACCTCCGCCGCCGCCGGCTGGATCGCCGCCCAGCACGGACTCCGCCCCGCCCCCTTCCTCCTGGGGGTGGCCTACACGGTCATCGCACTTGTCGTGGTCACGCTCTTCGTCCGGGAGACCCGCGGCTTCGTCGCCCTCGAGAGCACCGTCGGCAGCCCCGCCGGGCAACTGTCCGACCGCCGGATCTTCGCCGACGTCAGCTGGCGCGACCCGGCGCTGTCCTCCGCCAGCCTGGCGGGCATGGCCAACAACCTCAACTTCGGCCTCTCCTGGGGCGTCTTCCCCCTCCTCTTCGCTGCCGCCGGCCTGGGACTCCGGGAGATCGGCCTGCTCGTCGCGCTCTACCCGCTGGTATGGGGCGTCGGGCAGCTGGCCACCGGCTGGCTCTCCGACCTCGTGGGACGCAAGCCACTGGTGACGCTCGGCATGTTCCTGCAGGCGGGTGCCCTGGCCCTCATCGCCGCCGCGGACACCATGCCCGGCTGGGCGCTGGGGACGGCGGTGCTCGGCGTAGGCTCCGCCCTGGTCTACCCGGCGCTGCTCGCCGTCATCGGCGACGTCGCCGCCCCCGAGTGGCGGGGCCGGGCCGTGGGCATCTACCGGGTGTGGCGCGACCTGGGCTACACCGCGGGAGCCCTCCTCGGCGGCCTCGTCGCCGACGCCACCTCCCTGACCAGCGCCGTGTGGGTGGCCGCCGGCCTGTCGGCCGCCGCCGGCACCGTGGTGCTCGTCCGGCTGGGCGAGACCCACCCGGAGAAACGCCCCGTCTAG